Proteins encoded by one window of Streptomyces sp. NBC_01571:
- a CDS encoding MarR family winged helix-turn-helix transcriptional regulator has protein sequence MPLEARLGYLLKHAQQRLARASAEALAPFGIDGHELAVLAVLAAEYPLSQVEVAGRLGVDRTTMVALVDGLEDHGLVERRRSAQDRRKNIVELTATGHDCLRQAELARRETERRFLAPLGEEAGAALVRALRVLVVERGGGVTA, from the coding sequence GTGCCCCTCGAGGCCCGGCTCGGCTATCTCCTCAAGCACGCCCAGCAACGGCTGGCACGCGCATCCGCCGAGGCGCTGGCGCCCTTCGGGATAGACGGACACGAGCTGGCGGTCCTGGCGGTGCTGGCCGCCGAGTACCCGCTGTCGCAGGTCGAGGTGGCGGGACGGCTCGGCGTCGACCGCACCACGATGGTCGCGCTCGTCGACGGCCTGGAGGACCACGGGCTCGTCGAGCGCCGCCGCAGCGCGCAGGACCGGCGCAAGAACATCGTGGAGCTGACCGCGACGGGCCACGACTGCCTGCGGCAGGCCGAGCTGGCCCGCCGGGAGACGGAACGGCGCTTCCTCGCTCCGCTGGGTGAGGAGGCGGGGGCCGCGCTCGTGCGCGCGCTGCGGGTTCTGGTGGTGGAGCGAGGGGGAGGAGTGACGGCTTGA
- a CDS encoding LLM class flavin-dependent oxidoreductase yields the protein MSEQRVRFGIKTTPMHVSYEDIRRVWQEADTLPEIEDAWLWDHLLPLRGPKDGRTHEGWTLLSALAAQTERLRLGLLVTSNRVRPPAVLGKIASTVDVISGGRLVMGIGVGGTRQPPGAGGVSGENPAVAEYAAYGLTLVPPGEGVARLAETVEILKRMWTEDVFDFEGRLYRLRGTRNEPKPVQRPGPPLLIGGWGTRLLRLVAERADIWNIPGPPHNGVEFVAERGRVLDAHCAEIGRDPREITRSVQVVVSYDDPAATRTAVTGLIGVGTNHVVLSLPQPYPPGVARWLVDEIITRVPAEVPESGRRP from the coding sequence ATGAGCGAACAGCGTGTGCGCTTCGGTATCAAGACCACCCCGATGCACGTCTCCTACGAGGACATCCGCCGTGTCTGGCAGGAGGCCGACACCCTCCCCGAGATCGAGGACGCCTGGCTCTGGGACCATCTGCTTCCGCTGCGCGGGCCCAAGGACGGCCGGACACACGAGGGCTGGACGCTGCTCAGCGCTCTCGCCGCGCAGACCGAGCGGCTGCGGCTCGGGCTGCTCGTCACCAGCAACCGCGTCCGCCCGCCCGCCGTCCTCGGGAAGATCGCCTCGACCGTGGACGTGATCTCCGGCGGACGGCTCGTCATGGGGATCGGCGTGGGGGGCACCCGTCAGCCGCCCGGGGCGGGCGGGGTCAGCGGCGAGAACCCGGCGGTCGCGGAGTACGCGGCGTACGGGCTGACGCTCGTCCCGCCCGGTGAGGGCGTCGCCCGGCTCGCGGAGACGGTCGAGATCCTGAAGCGCATGTGGACCGAGGACGTCTTCGACTTCGAGGGGCGCCTCTATCGGCTCCGGGGCACGCGCAACGAGCCCAAGCCCGTGCAGCGGCCGGGACCTCCACTGCTGATCGGAGGCTGGGGGACGCGGCTGCTGCGGCTGGTCGCCGAGCGGGCCGACATCTGGAACATCCCCGGACCACCGCACAACGGCGTGGAGTTCGTCGCCGAGCGCGGCCGGGTACTGGACGCGCACTGCGCGGAGATCGGGCGCGACCCGCGTGAGATCACCCGGTCGGTGCAGGTCGTCGTCTCCTACGACGACCCCGCCGCCACCCGGACCGCCGTCACCGGCCTCATCGGCGTCGGCACCAACCACGTCGTGCTCAGCCTGCCCCAGCCCTACCCGCCGGGGGTCGCTCGGTGGTTGGTGGACGAGATCATCACGCGGGTGCCGGCGGAGGTGCCGGAGAGCGGGCGGCGCCCCTGA